A DNA window from Drosophila biarmipes strain raj3 chromosome 2R, RU_DBia_V1.1, whole genome shotgun sequence contains the following coding sequences:
- the LOC108030207 gene encoding coronin-1C-A isoform X1 yields the protein MSFRVVRSSKFRHVYGQALKREQCYDNIRVSKSSWDSTFCAVNPKFLAIIVESAGGGAFIVLPHNKVGRIAADHPLVGGHKGPVLDIAWCPHNDNVIASGSEDCVVKVWQIPDGGLSRTLTEPVVDLVFHQRRVGLVLWHPSALNVLLTAGSDNQVVIWNVGTGEILVHIDSHPDIVYSACFNWDGSKLVTTCKDKKIRIYDPRTGELDSEAMCHEGSKATRAIFLRHGLIFTTGFNRSSERQYSLRAPDALNEPIVMVELDTSNGVMFPLYDADTNMIYLCGKGDSVIRYFEVTPEPPFVHYINTFQTTEPQRGIGLMPKRGCDVTTCEVAKFYRMNNNGLCQVISMTVPRKSDLFQEDLYPDTLAEDAAITAEEWIDGKDADPITFSLKDRVSIVQGGYVSSSVNKSLPAKKAGNILNKPRGGDGGSSAAASSSAGGGSYATGNNNEASEGGPPAAVLSEKDLRTIQDEIRKLKAIIVKQENRIRALEAKEDARNKNGSDAAPASAAAASSDGKASESANDHASTSAGTAKDED from the exons ATGTCGTTTCGCGTAGTGCGCAGCTCCAAATTCCGCCACGTCTACGGACAGGCCCTGAAGCGGGAGCAGTGCTACGACAACATACGGGTATCCAAGTCCAGCTGGGACTCCACATTCTGCGCGGTGAATCCCAAGTTCCTGGCCATCATCGTGGAGTCGGCGGGCGGCGGAGCCTTCATCGTCTTGCCACACAACAAA GTTGGTCGCATAGCGGCGGACCACCCCTTGGTGGGCGGACACAAGGGTCCTGTGCTGGACATCGCTTGGTGCCCCCACAACGACAATGTGATCGCGTCCGGCTCAGAGGACTGTGTGGTCAAGGTCTGGCAGATTCCCGATGGCGGTCTGTCGCGTACCCTCACGGAACCCGTGGTCGACCTGGTCTTCCATCAGCGTCGCGTGGGTCTGGTGCTGTGGCATCCCTCGGCCCTCAATGTGCTGCTCACCGCCGGCTCCGATAACCAG GTCGTCATCTGGAACGTGGGCACTGGTGAAATCCTCGTGCACATCGACTCCCACCCAGACATCGTGTACAGCGCCTGCTTCAACTGGGACGGCTCCAAGCTGGTCACCACCTGCAAGGACAAAAAGATCCGCATCTACGATCCGCGCACGGGTGAGCTAGACAGCGAGGCCATGTGCCACGAGGGCTCTAAAGCCACCCGCGCCATCTTCCTGCGCCATGGTCTGATCTTTACCACGGGCTTCAACCGGAGCTCGGAGCGCCAGTACTCTCTGCGCGCACCGGACGCCCTTAACGAGCCCATCGTCATGGTGGAGCTCGATACGTCCAACGGCGTGATGTTCCCGCTTTACGATGCAGACACGAACATGATCTATCTGTGCGGCAAGGGTGACTCGGTCATCAGGTATTTCGAG GTTACGCCCGAGCCTCCTTTCGTGCACTACATCAACACGTTTCAGACGACAGAGCCGCAGCGTGGTATTGGCCTGATGCCCAAGCGAGGCTGTGATGTCACCACCTGCGAGGTGGCCAAGTTCTATCGCATGAACAACAACGGTCTGTGCCAAGTCATCTCGATGACAGTGCCGCGCAAATCGGATCTCTTCCAGGAGGATCTCTACCCCGACACGCTAGCCGAGGATGCTGCCATCACTGCGGAGGAGTGGATCGACGGCAAGGATGCGGATCCAATCACATTTTCGCTCAAA GATCGCGTTTCCATTGTACAGGGCGGCTACGTGTCCTCGTCGGTCAACAAGTCTCTGCCGGCGAAGAAGGCGGGCAACATTCTCAACAAGCCCAGAGGTGGTGACGGTGGCAGCTCCGCAGCGGCGAGCAGCAGTGCGGGCGGCGGTTCCTATGCAactggcaacaacaacgaggCTAGCGAAGGAGGACCGCCAGCAGCGGTTTTGTCG GAAAAAGACCTGCGCACCATCCAGGACGAAATCCGCAAACTCAAGGCGATCATCGTCAAGCAGGAGAACCGCATCCGCGCTCTGGAGGCCAAGGAGGACGCCCGCAACAAGAACGGAAGCGATGCTGCGCCGGCTTCGGCGGCAGCAGCCTCCTCCGATGGCAAAGCCAGCGAAAGTGCCAATGACCACGCGTCCACATCAGCAGGAACAGCAAAGGACGAGGACTAG
- the LOC108030207 gene encoding coronin-1C-A isoform X2 produces MSFRVVRSSKFRHVYGQALKREQCYDNIRVSKSSWDSTFCAVNPKFLAIIVESAGGGAFIVLPHNKVGRIAADHPLVGGHKGPVLDIAWCPHNDNVIASGSEDCVVKVWQIPDGGLSRTLTEPVVDLVFHQRRVGLVLWHPSALNVLLTAGSDNQVVIWNVGTGEILVHIDSHPDIVYSACFNWDGSKLVTTCKDKKIRIYDPRTGELDSEAMCHEGSKATRAIFLRHGLIFTTGFNRSSERQYSLRAPDALNEPIVMVELDTSNGVMFPLYDADTNMIYLCGKGDSVIRYFEVTPEPPFVHYINTFQTTEPQRGIGLMPKRGCDVTTCEVAKFYRMNNNGLCQVISMTVPRKSDLFQEDLYPDTLAEDAAITAEEWIDGKDADPITFSLKGGYVSSSVNKSLPAKKAGNILNKPRGGDGGSSAAASSSAGGGSYATGNNNEASEGGPPAAVLSEKDLRTIQDEIRKLKAIIVKQENRIRALEAKEDARNKNGSDAAPASAAAASSDGKASESANDHASTSAGTAKDED; encoded by the exons ATGTCGTTTCGCGTAGTGCGCAGCTCCAAATTCCGCCACGTCTACGGACAGGCCCTGAAGCGGGAGCAGTGCTACGACAACATACGGGTATCCAAGTCCAGCTGGGACTCCACATTCTGCGCGGTGAATCCCAAGTTCCTGGCCATCATCGTGGAGTCGGCGGGCGGCGGAGCCTTCATCGTCTTGCCACACAACAAA GTTGGTCGCATAGCGGCGGACCACCCCTTGGTGGGCGGACACAAGGGTCCTGTGCTGGACATCGCTTGGTGCCCCCACAACGACAATGTGATCGCGTCCGGCTCAGAGGACTGTGTGGTCAAGGTCTGGCAGATTCCCGATGGCGGTCTGTCGCGTACCCTCACGGAACCCGTGGTCGACCTGGTCTTCCATCAGCGTCGCGTGGGTCTGGTGCTGTGGCATCCCTCGGCCCTCAATGTGCTGCTCACCGCCGGCTCCGATAACCAG GTCGTCATCTGGAACGTGGGCACTGGTGAAATCCTCGTGCACATCGACTCCCACCCAGACATCGTGTACAGCGCCTGCTTCAACTGGGACGGCTCCAAGCTGGTCACCACCTGCAAGGACAAAAAGATCCGCATCTACGATCCGCGCACGGGTGAGCTAGACAGCGAGGCCATGTGCCACGAGGGCTCTAAAGCCACCCGCGCCATCTTCCTGCGCCATGGTCTGATCTTTACCACGGGCTTCAACCGGAGCTCGGAGCGCCAGTACTCTCTGCGCGCACCGGACGCCCTTAACGAGCCCATCGTCATGGTGGAGCTCGATACGTCCAACGGCGTGATGTTCCCGCTTTACGATGCAGACACGAACATGATCTATCTGTGCGGCAAGGGTGACTCGGTCATCAGGTATTTCGAG GTTACGCCCGAGCCTCCTTTCGTGCACTACATCAACACGTTTCAGACGACAGAGCCGCAGCGTGGTATTGGCCTGATGCCCAAGCGAGGCTGTGATGTCACCACCTGCGAGGTGGCCAAGTTCTATCGCATGAACAACAACGGTCTGTGCCAAGTCATCTCGATGACAGTGCCGCGCAAATCGGATCTCTTCCAGGAGGATCTCTACCCCGACACGCTAGCCGAGGATGCTGCCATCACTGCGGAGGAGTGGATCGACGGCAAGGATGCGGATCCAATCACATTTTCGCTCAAA GGCGGCTACGTGTCCTCGTCGGTCAACAAGTCTCTGCCGGCGAAGAAGGCGGGCAACATTCTCAACAAGCCCAGAGGTGGTGACGGTGGCAGCTCCGCAGCGGCGAGCAGCAGTGCGGGCGGCGGTTCCTATGCAactggcaacaacaacgaggCTAGCGAAGGAGGACCGCCAGCAGCGGTTTTGTCG GAAAAAGACCTGCGCACCATCCAGGACGAAATCCGCAAACTCAAGGCGATCATCGTCAAGCAGGAGAACCGCATCCGCGCTCTGGAGGCCAAGGAGGACGCCCGCAACAAGAACGGAAGCGATGCTGCGCCGGCTTCGGCGGCAGCAGCCTCCTCCGATGGCAAAGCCAGCGAAAGTGCCAATGACCACGCGTCCACATCAGCAGGAACAGCAAAGGACGAGGACTAG